The proteins below come from a single Falco peregrinus isolate bFalPer1 chromosome Z, bFalPer1.pri, whole genome shotgun sequence genomic window:
- the SLC26A1 gene encoding sulfate anion transporter 1 isoform X2, whose protein sequence is MQIEQSLTEDVHSFQRAKTEPNHSVFFTLQEHIHEVNTEIMETGLEATRIEKHASPCFLMERKTHAKINRKEVMLAKLRKSCSCTPKKMKNFVMNFLPVLRWLPKYQCKDYIWGDVMSGLVIGIILVPQAIAYSLLAGLKPIYSLYTSFFANIIYFLMGTSRHVSVGIFSLISLMVGQVVDRELLLAGFDLNDDVPPAPSGGSEQNDTQSSTTAFNLTIAGMNAECGKECYAIGIATALTFVAGVYQVLMGIFRLGFISMYLSESVLDGFATGASLTILTAQVKYLIGIKIPRSQGHGMLVITWINIFRNISQANLCDVITSAICIVVLVTAKELGDRYKHKLKFPLPTELVVIVVATLVSHYAKLNEVYASSVSGAIPTGFIPPKVPHFSLMLRVAIDALPLAIVSFVFTVSLSEMCAKKYAYTIRANQEMFAVGFCNIIPSFFHCFATSAALAKTLVKTSTGCQTQVSGVISAMVVLLVLLFLAPLFYSLQKCVLACIIIVSLRGALRKFRDVPARYHVNKVDTLVWVVTMSASALISTEIGLLVGIVFSMLCIIVRTQRPRTTLLGQIQDTDFYEDDLEYENLSSVPKVKIFRFEAPLYYANRNYFLKSLYRLTNFDPNLEAARRKKYEKKEKQHLKKGDHTTANGLGTRETTLQLVPKQIDFQALVLDCSSISFLDTTGVNTLKEILKDYKNLNVSVLLACCNPSVIDSLKRGGYFGKDFGSTQEMLFYSIHNAVQFAKDQKLPADCSV, encoded by the exons CATT CAGTTTTCTTCACACTGCAGGAACACATACATGAAGTAAACACCGAGATAATGGAAACAGGACTTGAGGCTACCAGGATAGAAAAGCATGCCTCTCCCTGCTTTCTCATGGAAAGAAAGACTCATGCCAAGATTAACAGGAAAGAAGTCATGCTAGCTAAGCTGAGGAagagctgctcctgcaccccAAAGAAGATGAAGAACTTTGTCATGAACTTCCTTCCTGTTTTACGATGGCTTCCCAAGTACCAGTGCAAAGACTATATCTGGGGGGATGTTATGTCCGGGTTAGTGATTGGGATCATTTTGGTGCCCCAAGCAATTGCATACTCACTGCTGGCAGGTCTGAAGCCCATTTATAGTCTTTACACATCATTCTTTGCCAACATCATCTATTTCTTAATGGGCACATCCCGTCACGTCTCAGTTGGCATTTTCAGCTTGATAAGCTTAATGGTAGGACAAGTTGTGGATCGAGAACTTCTCTTGGCTGGGTTTGACTTAAATGATGATGTCCCACCAGCCCCGAGTGGTGGCTCTGAGCAGAATGACACTCAGTCCAGCACAACTGCCTTCAACCTTACAATTGCAGGGATGAATGCTGAGTGTGGGAAAGAATGCTATGCTATTGGCATTGCTACAGCTTTGACATTTGTGGCTGGAGTGTATCAG GTTCTAATGGGAATCTTTCGTCTGGGTTTCATATCTATGTACCTATCTGAGTCTGTACTAGATGGCTTTGCAACTGGTGCTTCCTTAACCATTTTAACAGCTCAAGTGAAGTATCTGATTGGAATAAAAATCCCACGTAGCCAAGGGCATGGGATGCTTGTTATTACCTGGATTAACATTTTCCGGAACATTTCTCAGGCTAATCTTTGTGATGTCATCACAAGTGCCATTTGTATCGTGGTGCTGGTCACTGCTAAGGAACTGGGAGATCGGTATAAGCATAAGCTGAAATTTCCTCTGCCCACAGAGCTGGTAGTTATCGTTGTGGCAACACTAGTGTCACACTACGCAAAGTTAAATGAAGTATATGCATCCAGTGTTTCTGGAGCTATTCCAACAGGATTTATTCCCCCCAAGGTACCACATTTCAGCTTAATGCTCCGAGTTGCTATAGATGCTTTGCCTCTCGCCATAGTCAGCTTTGTCTTCACTGTATCCCTTTCTGAAATGTGTGCAAAGAAATACGCTTACACCATCCGAGCCAATCAGGAAATGTTTGCTGTGGGCTTCTGCAACatcattccttctttctttcactgttttgcaACCAGTGCAGCTCTGGCAAAAACACTCGTCAAAACATCTACAGGCTGCCAGACTCAGGTCTCTGGAGTAATTAGTGCAATGGTGGTTTTACTGGTGCTGCTTTTCTTGGCACCTCTTTTCTACTCCCTGCAGAAGTGTGTTTTGGCTTGTATCATCATTGTCAGCCTCCGAGGAGCCCTGAGGAAGTTCCGAGATGTGCCAGCACGGTATCATGTGAATAAGGTGGACACGCTTGTTTGGGTTGTTACCATGTCTGCCTCTGCCTTGATCAGCACAGAAATAGGGCTGTTGGTTGGCATTGTTTTCTCCATGCTATGCATCATTGTTCGGACACAGCGGCCACGGACAACCCTGCTTGGTCAGATCCAAGACACCGACTTTTACGAGGATGACTTAGAATATGAAAATCTCTCTTCTGTTCCAAAGGTCAAAATATTCCGTTTTGAGGCCCCACTTTACTATGCAAATAGAAACTACTTCCTGAAGTCTCTGTACAGACTGACTAACTTTGATCCTAACCTAGAAGCTGctagaaggaagaaatatgagaaaaaggaaaagcagcatctgaAAAAGGGAGATCACACAACTGCTAATGGATTGGGCACCAGAGAAACCACTCTGCAACTAGTTCCTAAGCAAATTGATTTCCAAGCCTTAGTTTTAGATTGCTCTTCCATCTCATTTTTGGACACCACTGGAGTTAATACTCTAAAGGAAATCCTGAAAGACTACAAGaacttaaatgtttctgttctccTGGCTTGCTGCAATCCCTCAGTGATAGACTCTCTGAAAAGAGGAGGTTACTTTGGGAAAGATTTTGGAAGTACGCAGGAAATGCTGTTTTACAGTATACATAATGCTGTGCAATTTGCAAAAGACCAAAAGCTTCCAGCAGATTGCTCAGTTTAA
- the SLC26A1 gene encoding sulfate anion transporter 1 isoform X1: METGLEATRIEKHASPCFLMERKTHAKINRKEVMLAKLRKSCSCTPKKMKNFVMNFLPVLRWLPKYQCKDYIWGDVMSGLVIGIILVPQAIAYSLLAGLKPIYSLYTSFFANIIYFLMGTSRHVSVGIFSLISLMVGQVVDRELLLAGFDLNDDVPPAPSGGSEQNDTQSSTTAFNLTIAGMNAECGKECYAIGIATALTFVAGVYQVLMGIFRLGFISMYLSESVLDGFATGASLTILTAQVKYLIGIKIPRSQGHGMLVITWINIFRNISQANLCDVITSAICIVVLVTAKELGDRYKHKLKFPLPTELVVIVVATLVSHYAKLNEVYASSVSGAIPTGFIPPKVPHFSLMLRVAIDALPLAIVSFVFTVSLSEMCAKKYAYTIRANQEMFAVGFCNIIPSFFHCFATSAALAKTLVKTSTGCQTQVSGVISAMVVLLVLLFLAPLFYSLQKCVLACIIIVSLRGALRKFRDVPARYHVNKVDTLVWVVTMSASALISTEIGLLVGIVFSMLCIIVRTQRPRTTLLGQIQDTDFYEDDLEYENLSSVPKVKIFRFEAPLYYANRNYFLKSLYRLTNFDPNLEAARRKKYEKKEKQHLKKGDHTTANGLGTRETTLQLVPKQIDFQALVLDCSSISFLDTTGVNTLKEILKDYKNLNVSVLLACCNPSVIDSLKRGGYFGKDFGSTQEMLFYSIHNAVQFAKDQKLPADCSV, from the exons ATGGAAACAGGACTTGAGGCTACCAGGATAGAAAAGCATGCCTCTCCCTGCTTTCTCATGGAAAGAAAGACTCATGCCAAGATTAACAGGAAAGAAGTCATGCTAGCTAAGCTGAGGAagagctgctcctgcaccccAAAGAAGATGAAGAACTTTGTCATGAACTTCCTTCCTGTTTTACGATGGCTTCCCAAGTACCAGTGCAAAGACTATATCTGGGGGGATGTTATGTCCGGGTTAGTGATTGGGATCATTTTGGTGCCCCAAGCAATTGCATACTCACTGCTGGCAGGTCTGAAGCCCATTTATAGTCTTTACACATCATTCTTTGCCAACATCATCTATTTCTTAATGGGCACATCCCGTCACGTCTCAGTTGGCATTTTCAGCTTGATAAGCTTAATGGTAGGACAAGTTGTGGATCGAGAACTTCTCTTGGCTGGGTTTGACTTAAATGATGATGTCCCACCAGCCCCGAGTGGTGGCTCTGAGCAGAATGACACTCAGTCCAGCACAACTGCCTTCAACCTTACAATTGCAGGGATGAATGCTGAGTGTGGGAAAGAATGCTATGCTATTGGCATTGCTACAGCTTTGACATTTGTGGCTGGAGTGTATCAG GTTCTAATGGGAATCTTTCGTCTGGGTTTCATATCTATGTACCTATCTGAGTCTGTACTAGATGGCTTTGCAACTGGTGCTTCCTTAACCATTTTAACAGCTCAAGTGAAGTATCTGATTGGAATAAAAATCCCACGTAGCCAAGGGCATGGGATGCTTGTTATTACCTGGATTAACATTTTCCGGAACATTTCTCAGGCTAATCTTTGTGATGTCATCACAAGTGCCATTTGTATCGTGGTGCTGGTCACTGCTAAGGAACTGGGAGATCGGTATAAGCATAAGCTGAAATTTCCTCTGCCCACAGAGCTGGTAGTTATCGTTGTGGCAACACTAGTGTCACACTACGCAAAGTTAAATGAAGTATATGCATCCAGTGTTTCTGGAGCTATTCCAACAGGATTTATTCCCCCCAAGGTACCACATTTCAGCTTAATGCTCCGAGTTGCTATAGATGCTTTGCCTCTCGCCATAGTCAGCTTTGTCTTCACTGTATCCCTTTCTGAAATGTGTGCAAAGAAATACGCTTACACCATCCGAGCCAATCAGGAAATGTTTGCTGTGGGCTTCTGCAACatcattccttctttctttcactgttttgcaACCAGTGCAGCTCTGGCAAAAACACTCGTCAAAACATCTACAGGCTGCCAGACTCAGGTCTCTGGAGTAATTAGTGCAATGGTGGTTTTACTGGTGCTGCTTTTCTTGGCACCTCTTTTCTACTCCCTGCAGAAGTGTGTTTTGGCTTGTATCATCATTGTCAGCCTCCGAGGAGCCCTGAGGAAGTTCCGAGATGTGCCAGCACGGTATCATGTGAATAAGGTGGACACGCTTGTTTGGGTTGTTACCATGTCTGCCTCTGCCTTGATCAGCACAGAAATAGGGCTGTTGGTTGGCATTGTTTTCTCCATGCTATGCATCATTGTTCGGACACAGCGGCCACGGACAACCCTGCTTGGTCAGATCCAAGACACCGACTTTTACGAGGATGACTTAGAATATGAAAATCTCTCTTCTGTTCCAAAGGTCAAAATATTCCGTTTTGAGGCCCCACTTTACTATGCAAATAGAAACTACTTCCTGAAGTCTCTGTACAGACTGACTAACTTTGATCCTAACCTAGAAGCTGctagaaggaagaaatatgagaaaaaggaaaagcagcatctgaAAAAGGGAGATCACACAACTGCTAATGGATTGGGCACCAGAGAAACCACTCTGCAACTAGTTCCTAAGCAAATTGATTTCCAAGCCTTAGTTTTAGATTGCTCTTCCATCTCATTTTTGGACACCACTGGAGTTAATACTCTAAAGGAAATCCTGAAAGACTACAAGaacttaaatgtttctgttctccTGGCTTGCTGCAATCCCTCAGTGATAGACTCTCTGAAAAGAGGAGGTTACTTTGGGAAAGATTTTGGAAGTACGCAGGAAATGCTGTTTTACAGTATACATAATGCTGTGCAATTTGCAAAAGACCAAAAGCTTCCAGCAGATTGCTCAGTTTAA